Proteins from one Terriglobia bacterium genomic window:
- a CDS encoding amidohydrolase family protein yields the protein MLASGNSGLATLPAIDVLFHPSARPAAGPCPLLPPTDAAMDAAGIARVLVSQCKRWSCERQWMCVDTRLDDVLRYTASSPRFIGLAGYNPFDIAESFREIEFAVTTHAFRGAYLHADSFRLPLTDARLYPLFAKAAELGVPVLLQSSPVPSGDLDRVTADFPDLSLVLAQARPQLADLTAIAAACENVYFALDPGALVHLIHQWTALAVAHDESSSRFLSEVFQQRCMWGSASLDWCDALRSVNSLPLLPETRACFLRRNAERVFALDQPAASRTPRSALTEVLAAER from the coding sequence GTGCTCGCATCTGGCAACTCGGGTCTCGCAACTCTCCCCGCCATCGATGTTCTTTTTCACCCTAGCGCACGCCCCGCCGCCGGCCCCTGCCCGCTGCTTCCGCCCACCGACGCCGCCATGGACGCCGCCGGAATCGCCCGCGTGCTGGTTTCGCAATGCAAGCGGTGGTCCTGCGAGCGCCAGTGGATGTGCGTGGACACTCGCCTGGATGATGTCCTGCGCTACACCGCGTCCTCGCCGCGCTTCATCGGCCTTGCCGGCTACAATCCTTTCGACATCGCCGAAAGCTTCCGCGAAATCGAGTTCGCCGTCACCACCCATGCGTTCCGCGGCGCCTACCTGCATGCCGACAGCTTCCGCCTGCCGCTCACCGACGCACGCCTGTACCCGCTGTTCGCCAAGGCCGCCGAACTTGGCGTACCCGTACTGCTTCAATCTTCCCCGGTTCCCAGCGGCGATCTCGACCGCGTGACCGCCGATTTTCCGGATCTTTCCCTCGTCCTGGCGCAGGCCCGCCCGCAGTTGGCGGACCTCACCGCCATCGCCGCCGCCTGCGAAAACGTCTACTTCGCCCTCGACCCCGGCGCCCTGGTCCACCTCATCCACCAATGGACCGCGCTCGCCGTCGCCCACGACGAATCCAGTTCAAGATTTCTGTCGGAAGTTTTTCAACAGCGATGTATGTGGGGCAGCGCCTCGCTGGATTGGTGTGACGCCCTGCGCTCCGTCAATTCCTTGCCCTTGCTGCCCGAAACCCGCGCCTGTTTCCTCCGCCGCAATGCCGAGCGCGTCTTCGCACTCGATCAGCCCGCCGCGTCGCGCACCCCGCGTTCCGCCCTCACCGAAGTCCTCGCCGCCGAACGCTGA
- a CDS encoding CPBP family intramembrane metalloprotease, whose translation MAQASAEGGERFDARLWAGTLAPLLAAFGLVAWRYDMSTRIGGHMASGFASFALLLAPYWAFGFGAADALRRALTRRLARVLAPGTLVIAYLIFSIPRGELRWYYAAILFAIPVGLAAMFELAPPRGRGLAWQDVVALVVVGAPVEFRLLAGTWPHPGLSALPKLLLVDSALYAFLVVRGLDGVGFDFRLRLRDLAAGLREWAFYAPIAIGLGLALGFLHWNPWQPRVAVMAASYLITFFFVAIPEELFFRGLLQNLLEPRLGRGRALAVTAVIFGLSHFNKPLPFNWRYVILAAIAGVFYGRAWLDRRRLTCSAVTHTTVDVVWGLWWR comes from the coding sequence GTGGCGCAAGCGAGCGCGGAAGGCGGGGAGCGGTTCGACGCACGGCTCTGGGCGGGGACGCTGGCGCCGCTGTTGGCGGCATTCGGGCTGGTGGCGTGGCGGTACGACATGAGCACGCGCATTGGCGGGCACATGGCAAGCGGGTTTGCCAGCTTCGCCCTGCTGCTGGCGCCCTACTGGGCGTTTGGGTTCGGCGCCGCGGATGCGCTGCGGCGCGCGCTGACCCGCCGCCTGGCGCGCGTGCTGGCGCCCGGCACGCTGGTCATCGCCTATCTCATTTTCTCGATACCGCGTGGTGAGTTGCGGTGGTACTACGCGGCGATCCTGTTCGCCATCCCGGTGGGACTGGCGGCGATGTTCGAGCTTGCGCCTCCGCGTGGCCGGGGATTGGCGTGGCAGGACGTGGTCGCGCTGGTGGTGGTGGGAGCGCCGGTGGAGTTTCGCCTGCTGGCGGGAACGTGGCCGCACCCGGGGCTGAGCGCGCTGCCCAAGCTCCTGCTGGTGGACAGCGCGCTGTACGCGTTCCTGGTAGTGCGCGGACTGGACGGCGTGGGGTTCGATTTCCGCTTGCGCCTGCGCGATTTGGCGGCCGGGCTGCGGGAGTGGGCGTTCTACGCGCCGATCGCCATCGGTCTGGGACTAGCGCTGGGGTTTCTTCATTGGAATCCGTGGCAACCGCGGGTGGCGGTGATGGCGGCGTCGTACCTGATCACGTTTTTCTTTGTCGCCATTCCGGAGGAGCTGTTTTTTCGCGGGCTGTTGCAAAACCTGCTGGAACCGAGGCTGGGACGCGGGCGGGCGCTGGCGGTGACGGCGGTGATTTTCGGGCTGTCGCATTTCAACAAGCCGCTGCCGTTCAATTGGCGCTACGTGATCCTGGCGGCAATCGCGGGCGTGTTCTACGGGCGGGCCTGGCTGGACCGGCGCCGGCTGACCTGTTCGGCGGTGACGCACACCACGGTGGATGTAGTGTGGGGGCTGTGGTGGAGGTAG
- a CDS encoding PilZ domain-containing protein, whose protein sequence is MGRRQYKRLRLALPVTISGFDSNGNRYTQSATTAEIGVNGMRLRAVRCLRAPGELVQVEYQGRRARYRVAWIGAKGTCWEGLVGLQGLEGAKFLFSDHLPPTACSLAGAVPDTYTAETAPPPDACPDHAAIERREEERRRQPRYSCAGSAKLWEVGNQHSSAGRVNEISRGGCYVEIMAPMRTGTAIRLELSVSGRTLHLEGIVRTSQPMFGMGVEFTRMAPAEAARLCHIVSELSGKAPDLAAAETPKLSPASPEQVGEAVMRWFGLHETLTREEFLKLMEQPARVELTRA, encoded by the coding sequence ATGGGCAGGCGGCAATACAAACGGCTTCGCCTTGCGCTCCCGGTGACCATCTCCGGGTTCGACAGCAATGGCAACCGCTACACCCAAAGCGCTACGACCGCTGAAATCGGCGTCAACGGCATGCGCCTGCGCGCTGTCCGCTGCTTGCGCGCTCCCGGCGAGCTGGTGCAGGTGGAGTACCAGGGCCGCCGTGCGCGTTACCGCGTCGCCTGGATCGGAGCGAAAGGCACTTGCTGGGAGGGCCTGGTCGGCCTCCAGGGTTTGGAAGGCGCCAAGTTCCTCTTCTCCGATCACCTGCCCCCAACCGCCTGCTCGCTTGCCGGCGCCGTACCCGACACCTACACCGCTGAAACCGCGCCGCCGCCTGACGCCTGCCCGGATCATGCCGCGATCGAGCGGCGCGAGGAAGAGCGGCGTCGTCAGCCGCGCTACAGCTGCGCCGGCAGCGCGAAACTTTGGGAGGTCGGGAACCAGCACTCGAGCGCCGGCCGCGTCAACGAGATCAGCCGGGGAGGCTGCTATGTCGAGATTATGGCTCCCATGCGCACCGGAACCGCGATCCGCCTGGAGCTTTCCGTCAGCGGCCGGACACTCCACCTGGAAGGCATCGTTCGCACCTCGCAGCCGATGTTCGGCATGGGCGTGGAATTCACCAGGATGGCGCCGGCGGAAGCGGCAAGGCTGTGCCACATCGTTTCCGAACTTTCCGGCAAGGCACCGGATCTGGCGGCCGCGGAGACCCCTAAGCTCTCCCCGGCATCCCCGGAACAGGTCGGCGAGGCCGTGATGCGCTGGTTCGGCTTGCACGAGACGCTGACCCGCGAGGAATTCCTCAAGCTGATGGAACAACCGGCACGCGTCGAACTTACGCGCGCATGA
- a CDS encoding PilZ domain-containing protein: MAPSTEPRVERRQAPRVLYRDLKIVCDGMSDVVFERSPDLTTRGMFINTPRPYPPGAHIRLRFDLVRTRVFVQTVGEVRYCLPGVGVGVHFVELPEYARAAIETELELIKNEEVGSYDETFW, translated from the coding sequence ATGGCCCCTTCGACTGAGCCAAGGGTGGAGCGGCGGCAGGCGCCACGCGTTCTCTATCGCGACCTGAAGATCGTCTGCGACGGCATGAGCGATGTCGTTTTCGAGCGCTCCCCCGACCTGACAACCCGCGGCATGTTCATCAACACTCCGCGTCCCTATCCTCCCGGCGCGCACATCAGGTTGCGCTTTGACCTGGTGCGGACCCGCGTGTTCGTGCAGACGGTGGGCGAGGTGCGCTACTGCCTGCCGGGCGTCGGCGTCGGCGTGCATTTCGTCGAGCTGCCGGAATACGCCCGCGCCGCCATCGAAACGGAACTGGAGTTAATTAAGAATGAAGAAGTCGGAAGTTATGACGAAACCTTCTGGTGA
- a CDS encoding sigma-54 dependent transcriptional regulator — translation MSRDKVLIVDDEKLVRWSLRQKCEEWGYQTVEAENGATALKVAHAESPDLVLLDVRLPDLGGLEVLQQLKVNGDARAVIMITADPRLDDVKAALKLGAYDFVGKPIDFDELAVTTKNALEATKLKTEVEELRGQVRRKTGYHEVIAVSKKMTELMGFVRKVASSEATTILIQGESGTGKDLIAKAIHYESVRHEKPFVAINCSAIPEMLMEAELFGHERGAFTDAKQMKKGLFEVADAGTLFLDEIGELSPLLQAKLLRVLEDQVIRRVGGTKDMQVDVRVIAASNRDLEKAVREGQFRQDLYYRLAIISIFLPPLRERKEDIPPMVEFFIERYNRRFKKAIRGITDDSRKLLLSHDWPGNVRELKNAIERAMILEDADALRPSYLPFSVGRGPNGMTAFEAVGGETGAPLANGRSLPRLSIPEGGTSLEEVERALVEMAMRQANNNQTHAARLLDISRDALRYKLKKFGLMRAEDEEPESAEAS, via the coding sequence ATGTCCCGAGACAAGGTCCTCATCGTCGATGACGAGAAGCTGGTGCGCTGGTCGCTGCGCCAGAAGTGCGAGGAGTGGGGATACCAGACGGTGGAGGCCGAAAACGGCGCGACCGCGCTCAAGGTCGCGCACGCCGAATCGCCCGACCTGGTGCTGCTCGACGTGCGCCTGCCCGACCTCGGCGGGCTCGAGGTCCTGCAACAGCTCAAGGTGAACGGCGACGCGCGCGCGGTCATCATGATCACCGCCGACCCGCGGCTGGACGACGTGAAGGCGGCGCTCAAGCTGGGCGCCTACGACTTCGTGGGCAAGCCGATTGATTTCGACGAGCTCGCCGTCACCACCAAGAACGCGCTGGAAGCCACCAAGCTGAAGACCGAAGTCGAGGAGCTGCGCGGCCAGGTGCGGCGCAAAACGGGATATCACGAGGTCATCGCCGTATCCAAGAAAATGACCGAGCTGATGGGCTTCGTGCGCAAGGTCGCCAGCAGCGAAGCGACCACGATCCTCATCCAAGGCGAAAGCGGAACCGGCAAGGACCTGATCGCTAAGGCGATCCACTACGAGAGCGTGCGGCACGAGAAGCCGTTTGTCGCCATCAACTGCTCGGCGATTCCGGAAATGCTGATGGAAGCCGAGTTGTTCGGCCACGAGCGCGGCGCCTTCACCGACGCCAAGCAGATGAAGAAGGGCCTGTTTGAAGTGGCGGACGCCGGAACCCTGTTCCTGGACGAGATCGGCGAGCTTTCGCCGCTGCTGCAGGCGAAATTGCTGCGCGTGCTGGAAGACCAAGTGATCCGGCGGGTCGGCGGGACGAAAGACATGCAGGTGGACGTACGCGTGATCGCCGCCAGCAATCGCGATCTGGAAAAGGCGGTGCGCGAGGGCCAGTTCCGCCAGGACCTGTATTACCGGCTGGCGATCATCTCCATCTTTCTGCCGCCGCTGCGCGAGCGCAAGGAAGACATCCCCCCGATGGTGGAGTTTTTCATCGAGCGCTACAACCGAAGATTCAAGAAAGCGATCCGCGGCATCACCGACGACTCGCGCAAGCTGCTGCTCAGCCACGACTGGCCGGGCAACGTGCGCGAGCTGAAAAATGCCATTGAGCGCGCCATGATCCTGGAAGACGCGGATGCGCTGCGCCCCTCGTACCTGCCGTTTTCCGTGGGCCGCGGGCCGAACGGGATGACGGCATTCGAGGCGGTCGGGGGCGAGACGGGAGCGCCACTGGCCAACGGACGCAGCCTGCCGCGGTTGTCGATTCCGGAAGGCGGCACGTCGCTGGAGGAAGTGGAGCGCGCCCTGGTGGAGATGGCGATGCGGCAGGCCAACAACAACCAGACCCACGCCGCGCGCCTGCTCGACATCAGCCGCGACGCGCTGCGCTACAAGCTGAAAAAGTTCGGCCTCATGCGCGCCGAGGACGAAGAGCCGGAGTCGGCGGAAGCTTCTTAG
- a CDS encoding type II toxin-antitoxin system HicA family toxin, with translation MSKWPSCKPSRVYKALLRIGWAPKTEKKGSHVQLQRHGFPDYTWAWHESDEIGPVAMGKIAKYTGLTPEDL, from the coding sequence GTGAGCAAGTGGCCTAGCTGTAAACCAAGCCGCGTCTACAAAGCTCTATTGCGTATCGGTTGGGCGCCGAAAACAGAAAAGAAGGGTTCACACGTCCAACTTCAACGCCACGGCTTTCCCGATTACACATGGGCGTGGCATGAGTCTGATGAAATCGGCCCGGTGGCTATGGGCAAAATTGCAAAATACACTGGCCTGACGCCTGAAGACTTGTAG
- a CDS encoding type II toxin-antitoxin system HicB family antitoxin yields MATVPRPPDSSDQEFRILFEREEDGRWLAEVPELPGVMAYGATKKDAEVAVTALALRVIADRTEQIRKPPKTIHFL; encoded by the coding sequence ATGGCGACTGTTCCGCGCCCGCCTGATAGCAGCGATCAAGAATTCCGCATCCTTTTCGAACGAGAAGAAGACGGCAGATGGCTTGCCGAGGTGCCAGAATTGCCGGGCGTCATGGCCTATGGGGCAACCAAGAAAGATGCGGAAGTAGCCGTGACTGCGCTTGCTCTGCGGGTTATTGCCGATCGGACTGAGCAGATTCGAAAGCCGCCCAAGACTATTCATTTCCTGTGA
- a CDS encoding HAMP domain-containing protein, which produces MPVLAVLLNGLLLFILATLSLESGERRTVLVVATVGAIAICAVLVLTLSIVFSRPMLELQDKIQRVRDGDLGVTVSFADRSDDIGKLGRNFNEMVAQLRESRAEIERLHNTQMSRAEHLATLGELAAGLAHEIRNPLAGIAGVMDIIGRDLPEKSPAREVLKDVRQEVMRVNRIVSDLLETARPKPAEYRAADLNATAEHAVIFARQQALSQPVKVELHKAEGMPPVEHDTGQIHQVLLNLMLNAIQAMDEGGPGQVDVTVEQRDGQAVVSVRDTGKGIKPEHLPYIFRPFYTTKGRGTGLGLSLARRIVEDHGGKILVESEVGKGSTFEVMLPVRRG; this is translated from the coding sequence ATGCCCGTCTTGGCCGTGTTGTTGAACGGTCTGCTGCTGTTCATCCTGGCGACGCTCTCGCTGGAATCGGGGGAGCGGCGCACCGTGCTGGTGGTGGCCACCGTCGGCGCCATTGCCATCTGTGCCGTGCTCGTGCTCACCCTCAGCATTGTCTTCAGCCGGCCCATGCTGGAGTTGCAGGACAAGATCCAGCGCGTGCGCGACGGCGACCTCGGCGTCACCGTAAGCTTCGCCGACCGCAGCGACGACATCGGCAAGCTCGGGCGCAACTTCAACGAGATGGTGGCGCAACTGCGCGAGTCGCGCGCCGAGATCGAGCGCCTGCACAACACCCAGATGTCGCGCGCCGAGCACCTGGCCACGCTGGGCGAGCTGGCGGCCGGGCTGGCGCACGAAATCCGCAACCCGCTTGCCGGCATTGCCGGGGTGATGGACATCATCGGGCGCGACCTGCCGGAGAAGAGCCCGGCGCGCGAGGTGCTCAAGGACGTGCGGCAGGAGGTGATGCGAGTGAACCGCATTGTCAGCGACCTGCTGGAGACGGCGCGTCCCAAGCCGGCCGAGTACCGCGCCGCCGACCTCAACGCCACCGCCGAACATGCCGTCATCTTCGCCCGGCAGCAGGCGCTGTCGCAGCCGGTGAAGGTGGAATTGCACAAAGCCGAAGGAATGCCGCCGGTGGAGCACGATACCGGGCAAATCCACCAGGTACTGCTCAACCTGATGCTCAACGCTATTCAGGCGATGGACGAAGGCGGACCCGGGCAGGTGGACGTGACGGTGGAGCAGCGCGACGGCCAGGCGGTGGTCAGCGTGCGCGACACCGGCAAAGGCATCAAGCCCGAACACCTGCCTTATATTTTCCGCCCCTTCTACACCACCAAGGGCCGCGGCACCGGTCTGGGGCTGTCGCTGGCGCGGAGGATCGTGGAAGACCACGGAGGGAAAATCCTGGTTGAGAGCGAGGTGGGGAAGGGGAGCACGTTCGAGGTGATGCTGCCGGTGAGGCGGGGGTAG
- the ccsB gene encoding c-type cytochrome biogenesis protein CcsB: protein MSRATARIEEHPAVSSNGLLVGVGLGVAFLTFVAFLSVVKQGNLFNESNLLYVALIFYAGASALYIGFGVTGVDRYVKFASIATMIGFAANTLAVGHRWYMAGRPPFANIYEMLLSFVWTVAGLTLLAERKYKVKVIGTVTMPLAVTGVILMQLLPSAVHPLVPALQSTWLQVHVTLAMLAYAACALSFALAMMFLIQDQMKTETFLAVTSAMVTAIYLGIMTRFEKWGGLAVVAWDAQNKEEISISKGVKLMVTIPDLGWVFLLVLLASLTPLAVYAIAKWRKQENFLAIANRAVFISLALQVIALGGFILRTRNAAYASPDADGLFPTALAASPFILSGLITGIFASLLYLMLYWRREDLERLLPSADGLDSITYKTIGIAFPLLTAMIAVGAYWANQTWGSYWSWDPKETWAAITWLVYAGYLHMRITRGWRGRRAAYFAILGFAVVMFTFFGVTYLLPGLHAYA from the coding sequence ATGTCGCGTGCAACGGCGAGAATCGAAGAACACCCGGCGGTATCGAGCAACGGACTGCTGGTGGGGGTCGGGCTGGGAGTTGCGTTCCTGACGTTTGTCGCATTCCTGAGCGTGGTGAAGCAGGGGAACCTGTTCAACGAGAGCAACCTGCTGTACGTGGCGCTGATTTTCTACGCTGGCGCATCCGCGCTGTACATCGGCTTCGGCGTCACCGGGGTGGACCGCTACGTCAAATTCGCTTCCATCGCCACCATGATCGGATTCGCCGCCAACACGCTGGCGGTGGGACACCGCTGGTACATGGCGGGACGTCCGCCTTTCGCCAATATCTACGAGATGCTGCTGAGCTTCGTATGGACCGTGGCCGGGCTTACGCTGCTGGCCGAGCGCAAGTACAAGGTGAAGGTGATCGGGACGGTGACCATGCCGCTGGCGGTGACGGGCGTGATCCTGATGCAGCTTCTGCCCTCGGCGGTGCACCCGCTGGTGCCGGCGCTGCAGTCCACCTGGCTGCAGGTGCACGTCACCCTGGCCATGCTGGCCTACGCCGCCTGCGCCCTCAGCTTCGCGCTCGCCATGATGTTCCTGATTCAAGATCAGATGAAGACGGAAACCTTCCTCGCCGTGACCAGCGCCATGGTCACCGCGATTTATCTCGGCATCATGACGCGCTTCGAAAAATGGGGCGGCCTGGCGGTGGTGGCCTGGGACGCGCAGAACAAGGAAGAGATCTCGATATCCAAAGGCGTGAAGCTGATGGTCACCATCCCGGACCTGGGGTGGGTATTCCTGCTGGTGCTGCTGGCATCGCTGACCCCGCTTGCGGTCTATGCCATCGCGAAGTGGAGGAAGCAGGAGAACTTCCTGGCCATCGCCAACCGCGCCGTGTTCATCAGCCTGGCGCTGCAGGTGATCGCGCTGGGCGGGTTCATCCTGCGCACGCGCAATGCGGCCTATGCTTCGCCTGACGCCGACGGCCTGTTTCCGACGGCCCTGGCGGCGAGCCCGTTCATCCTCTCCGGCCTGATCACCGGCATCTTCGCTTCGTTGCTCTACCTGATGCTGTACTGGCGGCGCGAAGACCTGGAGCGGCTGCTGCCCAGCGCCGACGGCCTGGATAGCATCACGTACAAGACCATCGGTATCGCCTTCCCGCTGCTGACCGCGATGATCGCCGTCGGCGCGTATTGGGCCAACCAGACCTGGGGCTCGTACTGGAGCTGGGACCCGAAGGAGACCTGGGCGGCCATCACCTGGCTGGTGTACGCCGGCTACCTGCACATGCGGATCACGCGCGGATGGCGCGGCCGCCGGGCGGCCTACTTCGCCATCCTCGGCTTCGCGGTGGTGATGTTCACCTTCTTCGGCGTCACCTACCTGCTGCCGGGATTGCACGCGTACGCATAG
- a CDS encoding cytochrome c biogenesis protein ResB codes for MGNRLYRTLASVKTGIILLIILGVVAAAGTIILQRPMTDADQMTRAYAPGTLRWLDKTGLTDVYHSWWFALLMAALGTSILFASIDRFPKAWRLIAHPYRRPEPHFRAVLPTQRTLAIDNPTEAITAADKMFRKAGLRPQRVVEDGQTSLYADKHRWSVLAVYVVHTSLLLILTGGIVDAFFSYKGYVTLTPGQSTSKLEQSNGITRALPFTLRCDGTGQENYPDGTPKKWWSKLTVIEDGRETLRKEIVVNDPLVTHGIRFYQSGYGQTGEVESLLLNATGHGETKQITLRPFQGAQLDPDTTVTLAEFIPDFVLRDNQIYTRSKDPVNPAIRLEITDKTKAAKSEVWLFPAARQQSGNAGYKFEFADMQMAAYTGLQVSHEPGQWLVWAGCVLMALGLVMAFYLVHQRYWAMVIETKHGPALWIGTAADKNREHYQEGFNSLVDDIRAELGHENGEETVPAAKHLVQA; via the coding sequence TTGGGGAACCGACTGTATCGCACACTAGCCTCGGTCAAGACGGGGATTATTCTGCTGATCATCCTGGGTGTGGTCGCCGCAGCGGGGACGATCATCCTCCAGCGGCCCATGACCGATGCCGACCAGATGACGAGGGCGTATGCGCCGGGCACGCTGCGCTGGCTCGACAAGACCGGCCTGACGGACGTGTATCACAGCTGGTGGTTCGCGCTGCTGATGGCGGCGCTGGGCACCAGCATCCTGTTCGCCTCGATTGACCGCTTTCCCAAGGCGTGGCGGCTGATTGCGCATCCCTATCGCCGGCCGGAGCCGCATTTCCGCGCCGTGCTGCCGACCCAGAGAACGCTGGCGATCGACAACCCGACGGAGGCCATCACGGCTGCGGACAAAATGTTCCGCAAAGCCGGATTGAGGCCGCAGCGCGTGGTCGAGGACGGCCAGACCTCGCTTTATGCCGACAAGCACCGCTGGTCGGTGCTGGCGGTGTACGTGGTCCATACCAGCCTGCTGCTGATCCTGACGGGCGGCATCGTGGACGCGTTCTTCTCCTACAAGGGCTACGTGACGCTCACGCCGGGGCAGAGCACCTCGAAGCTGGAACAGAGCAACGGCATCACGCGCGCGCTGCCTTTCACGCTGCGCTGCGACGGCACCGGCCAGGAAAATTATCCCGACGGCACGCCCAAGAAATGGTGGTCGAAGCTGACGGTGATCGAAGACGGGCGCGAGACGCTGCGCAAGGAGATCGTGGTCAACGACCCGCTGGTGACCCACGGCATCCGCTTCTACCAGTCGGGATACGGGCAGACGGGCGAGGTCGAGTCGCTGCTGCTGAATGCCACCGGCCACGGCGAGACCAAACAGATCACGCTGCGGCCGTTCCAGGGAGCGCAACTGGATCCCGACACGACGGTCACGCTGGCGGAATTCATTCCGGACTTCGTGCTGCGCGACAACCAGATCTACACCCGCTCGAAAGACCCGGTAAACCCGGCCATCCGGCTGGAGATCACGGACAAGACCAAGGCGGCGAAGAGCGAAGTATGGCTGTTCCCGGCGGCGCGGCAGCAGAGCGGCAATGCCGGGTACAAATTCGAGTTCGCCGACATGCAGATGGCCGCCTACACCGGCCTGCAGGTGTCGCACGAACCCGGCCAGTGGCTGGTTTGGGCCGGCTGCGTGCTGATGGCGCTGGGGCTGGTGATGGCGTTTTACCTGGTGCACCAGCGCTACTGGGCGATGGTGATCGAAACCAAGCACGGTCCGGCGCTGTGGATCGGCACCGCGGCCGACAAGAACCGCGAGCATTACCAGGAAGGTTTCAACAGTTTGGTTGACGACATTCGCGCCGAACTGGGGCACGAGAACGGTGAGGAGACCGTTCCCGCGGCCAAGCATCTGGTCCAGGCGTAG
- a CDS encoding DUF1326 domain-containing protein → MKKLSLISLAVLTVAVILAAPVVAQQISGDYIETRSADVYTGQCFANGEVGLTGNEAILGWRVRHGSWNGVALDGLSIAAAVRAKATLGDPYENPYPAKAVLIVDEQATPTQRAALAAFAQHMGGRLLENVEKVVAAPVELALSSEHHGRALLRAGQFAVVETRAINENDHLCGNEVTFYPPLTATAHAMPAVALVDQYQGPSLGETWLTHDRRSAFVGTFAVGAAQAAEHHASSGE, encoded by the coding sequence GTGAAAAAGCTGTCTCTAATCTCTCTCGCAGTGCTGACCGTCGCCGTCATCCTGGCTGCTCCCGTCGTCGCGCAGCAGATTTCCGGCGATTACATCGAAACCCGTTCCGCCGACGTGTACACCGGACAGTGCTTCGCCAACGGTGAGGTCGGACTGACCGGCAACGAGGCCATTCTCGGCTGGCGCGTCCGCCACGGTTCGTGGAACGGCGTGGCGCTCGACGGCCTCTCCATCGCCGCCGCGGTGCGCGCCAAGGCCACCCTCGGCGATCCGTACGAGAACCCGTATCCGGCCAAGGCGGTCCTGATCGTGGACGAGCAGGCGACTCCTACTCAGCGCGCAGCGCTAGCAGCCTTCGCGCAGCACATGGGCGGACGGCTGCTGGAGAACGTGGAAAAAGTGGTCGCCGCGCCGGTCGAGCTGGCGCTGTCGAGTGAGCACCACGGCCGCGCGCTGCTGCGCGCCGGGCAGTTCGCGGTGGTCGAGACGCGGGCGATCAATGAGAACGATCACCTGTGCGGCAACGAGGTGACGTTCTATCCGCCGCTGACCGCGACGGCGCACGCCATGCCGGCGGTGGCGCTCGTGGACCAGTACCAGGGACCGTCTCTGGGTGAGACGTGGTTGACGCACGACCGGCGGAGCGCGTTCGTGGGCACGTTCGCCGTGGGCGCGGCGCAGGCCGCCGAGCACCACGCGTCGTCCGGCGAGTAG
- a CDS encoding type II toxin-antitoxin system RelE/ParE family toxin, whose amino-acid sequence MTRCQLLITPAALRDIEKRVPRKLRPAVERAIDKLRDEPLPQGAKPLHGVAGLYRIRVGDYRIVYSADRKAPSVTVEKVGHRKEVYRFLGR is encoded by the coding sequence ATGACACGTTGCCAGCTCCTGATCACACCCGCCGCCCTGCGCGACATCGAAAAACGCGTCCCGCGCAAACTCCGGCCCGCAGTCGAACGAGCCATCGATAAGCTGCGCGACGAGCCGTTGCCGCAAGGCGCCAAGCCTTTGCACGGCGTTGCCGGCCTTTACCGAATCCGTGTCGGTGATTACCGCATTGTTTATTCGGCAGACCGTAAAGCGCCGTCAGTCACCGTGGAAAAAGTCGGTCATCGGAAAGAAGTGTACCGGTTCCTGGGCCGGTGA
- a CDS encoding prevent-host-death family protein, whose amino-acid sequence MRTAGKRTLDDAVKHAANGERVRVRQNGNEAVVVPVEDAALLEAIEDYVDVKDVRRRRTQAARTGAAPIPWEKAKKKLRSS is encoded by the coding sequence TTGCGTACCGCCGGCAAACGAACCCTCGATGACGCCGTCAAACACGCCGCCAACGGCGAGCGCGTCCGCGTGCGCCAGAACGGCAACGAGGCGGTCGTCGTTCCGGTGGAAGACGCCGCTCTGCTGGAGGCCATCGAGGATTACGTTGACGTTAAGGACGTGCGCCGCCGCCGCACCCAGGCAGCGAGAACCGGAGCCGCGCCCATTCCGTGGGAAAAAGCAAAGAAGAAATTGCGCTCCTCATAG
- a CDS encoding antibiotic biosynthesis monooxygenase: MFTRVVEIRTKLGKTREFSAMLNEKVLPILRKQPGFVDEITMISNTEPDRVLALSFWKSEADAELYNREQYPKVTEILTPLIDFPPRVQTFDVDTSTTHHIAMGKAA; the protein is encoded by the coding sequence ATGTTCACCCGAGTGGTCGAAATCCGCACAAAACTGGGCAAGACCCGCGAGTTCAGCGCCATGCTGAATGAAAAGGTGCTGCCCATATTGAGGAAACAACCGGGGTTCGTGGACGAGATCACGATGATCTCCAACACCGAGCCCGACCGCGTCCTCGCCCTCAGCTTCTGGAAATCGGAGGCGGATGCGGAGCTCTACAACCGCGAGCAGTATCCCAAGGTCACCGAGATCCTCACTCCGCTGATCGACTTCCCGCCGAGGGTCCAGACTTTCGACGTGGACACCTCCACCACTCACCACATCGCCATGGGCAAGGCCGCATAA